Within Eschrichtius robustus isolate mEscRob2 chromosome X, mEscRob2.pri, whole genome shotgun sequence, the genomic segment tataaatgtgtagAGGTGGGAGTAAAGGCAAAGCTAGGCTCATAATTGTAGATTTATTGCAGGTACACCAAAGCTAAATAAGTAATGTAAATTGTTCATATGAAGTATCCCTCAAATGAAAACCAGTGGTTGAATATGGTAAAATTTATTATATGGTTGTAGAATTCATACAACCTAAATTCCTTATAGCATTCAGCACTTACACAGTTTTGTGGAATTCACAATACAGTTTTCAGTGAGAAAGAATCATTGCATTAGTGAAAATGACTTCTTTATGAAAGTTTTTTACATATAAATCAGACCTATTACAGAGCACCTGACAGAAATGCAAAGATTTAATTTCTAAATTCAGGAAAGTTGcacaaaatggaaaacaaaatgaaacttaaCAATGTTAAGCAATTTGACATGTTttacacaaaaaaatcaaaaacaattttaaatattttaaatttagaatatGTTCTACCATATGATTAAAGAGCttacttaaacacacacacacacacacacacacacacacacacacacgatggaatTCATTGTCAGGGTGTTAGCTGACACATTCATGCTGCTTTCAGAAATCTAAACCCTATAAATTCAAAAGAAAGACATTAGaattatttcatttcagtttcaAACAACAAGCAAtgccaattaaattaaaaattgacaAGAGCTTGCAGTTgttagtaggttttttttttctttttttttctttttaatataagcCATAGAGTAAATGCATGAGTAAATATCTTGAGTATCCCACACACTTTAATGTTGAAGTCATATTATAAATCTCCGACTTCCTGTTACTAAGTGTACTCATTTTCTGTTGCCTCTTACTCTTGACAGATCTTGGTCTCAACAATAAATTCGTTGGGGAAGTGTCTAATCTTCCAGCACTTATCAATGGCACGTTTGTTGAAACCTGTGAGGAAATGCACAATAAAAGtggctttttcatttttgtgtaaataaaaatatatctagaTTTGCTCTCTACTTTTCCCATACTCCACCCCTACTCTCCTTCACTGTCTCAACAACACAGggtgaaggaagaaataaattgcCTACCCAGCAAGAGGTCTCTTCTGCGAAGGCGGAAGGACTTGCGGTTGTTGCAAAGTTGATAAATAAATATACCAAGGTTACTAACATCACGAATCTCCTCCACAGCAACCAGGTCTTCACGAACCACGTAGGTGTGAGGCAGGTATTTGCCactctaaaaaattttttttaaaagattgaaagagaaattcttaaaaacgCTATTTAATTTCTCACCTATAGcagatatactttttaaatagactttatttttagagcagttttaccttcacagagtattttttatttgaaaattattttagtgaAATGGAATGTTTTGGctcaaataattaatttttaaaatgaggaagcaATTATTTGTAATTGCTTATATAAAAAGTTGACATCCAAAATACATACTGCCAGTTTGCCAAAGAGCTCCACTAGATTCTTTGGAGGCATAACAATGGAGGTATTGAGGGGCATCAGATAGCAGCTCCCCAGCAGCAAATCCAGGTAAGCAGTCATGCCctgttggggagggggaaaatGTTAGGTATGATACAGAGAGTATCAATGTTGCAGATTTTCCAATGACCATTAGAACAAGTAGTTACaacctttcaaaatcaactaATGTATACTCAatagcaaaagaatgaaaaaggctTTGCTGCAAAAAGTTGTATATTTATGAACAGATTTAATACCAATAAACTtacgaaaaaaaagaaaattcagaaatacCTATAAGAACGAGAAACCCACCTTTTCAAAGTCGTGAATAATTGCTGCAGGGTCACTATCAGAGAAACTGGGGACAGGCACATCAATAATTGCGATGTTGTCATCCTCACGAATGTCAGCCTCTTCCGTCACAGGCAGGAAGTAGGGCTCTCCTCCTTGGAGGGAATTTGCAGGGTCCTCAGAATCAAAGAAGCACATCTCTCCACGGTAGATGGTACTCtaaaagacaaaaagggagaatCAAAACTTTCTAACACTCACTACCATGACATTTGAATCATTTCTCAAACTCATATCAGTTCGTTGTCCTGTTTATCAAGCTGAGGATTATTGATTACAATTATCACCATGAAGACAAATCAATTTTATACCAAAAGTTAACTTGAAAACTTTCCCTAAATCTTCATTTATCTGGGGACCATCACAGAATTATTTGTCTTCGCTAAATGTATAGCAATTAGTAATCCAAAAATAATAACTTTCATTAATATTACCTTGGGCATGAAGTACTTGTAAATGCAGGCTCCACCAACAATAAGTCCTGCCAAGATGAATGAAAGGCCTAAGAGAGTAAGCATACATCTCCCAGAGGAGCCCTCTTTTTCCTTGGCGGCAACTCGGAGTTCCTATTTATTAAAAAGCaagatcaaaaacaaaaaaaaacagattgtGCTTTTAGACACATAGTTGCTTTTGTGTACAATTTATCTCCCTTGAAACCcaagatgttttaaaaagatgttaaTTCACCCTAGCCTAAAATAATTTCAAGACACTTTCTGATGTTTAATAGATGTGAAAATCTCCAATTTATAATAACCTTTTTCTGGCATTTCCAAATCCAAATATAGATATAAAGTTATTTCAAAGTATACACTTCTAAAATCAGCTGAAAATAACAATTCATTTATGCAATAAGTTATCCTCTTTAAATAAATGGAAGCCATTACTTTTTGGACTTGTACAGTGATATAATCACTAACTTTCTGGAATACAACTGTTTCTTTAGTATTTTTTGTACATCAACTTGTTTGCCAAATTAGAGGTGAATTAATACCCTTTGGTTTattaactgattttcaaaaaGCTGTTTTTTGAAAATTAACTTTTATAGGAAGGAGTTCTATAAAGTAGGTATATACCATTTCCccctattttagaaattaaaatattgaagATGAGATCTATTTCataatattcttaattttaatgagaaATTAGGCTTCCTAATATCACCCAATATTCTATGGATGTGTATTGCTTGAATGAAATAACGTTTTTTAAGTTCTGGGCAAAACACTAGATTTAAAGTACAGTCATAGCTAGGCACAAAGCTTTGAGTGTAACAGTGACTGTAAAATTCTGTTAAATCCATAATTTGTTTAGTAATTGGAACAAGGGACTCCAAAGCAAACAAGTAATCAATTAACTCTGTACTCTTCTCAGGGCAGTGGACCAAGGGGCCCTCCAATCTCATTCTTTTATGTCACAATA encodes:
- the ITM2A gene encoding integral membrane protein 2A — translated: MVKIAFNTPTAVQKEEAQQDVEALVSRTVRAQILTGKELRVAAKEKEGSSGRCMLTLLGLSFILAGLIVGGACIYKYFMPKSTIYRGEMCFFDSEDPANSLQGGEPYFLPVTEEADIREDDNIAIIDVPVPSFSDSDPAAIIHDFEKGMTAYLDLLLGSCYLMPLNTSIVMPPKNLVELFGKLASGKYLPHTYVVREDLVAVEEIRDVSNLGIFIYQLCNNRKSFRLRRRDLLLGFNKRAIDKCWKIRHFPNEFIVETKICQE